DNA sequence from the Pseudoduganella plicata genome:
CAGCGTCGGCAGCCGATACGTGGCGTTCAGGTCGGCACCCAGCGCCACCCGCTCGCCGCCGCTCTGGGCGTACAGCGGAAACGTGGCGCGGTCGGACTGGTTAAAGATGGGGAACGCGTTGGTCGTGCCGCAGCCTGCCGTGCCCGTGTCCTCGGCCAGCCGGCCCACCTTGCGCCGGTCGCCATACGCCAGGCCGTAGCCGTAGGCGAACAATGGCGCATAGTCCTTGTCGCCCACGTTGAGCGGCGTCTGGCAGACGCTCTTCGGCCAGGAGAACGACAGCTTGCCGGTAAACGGGGCAGCCGTTTTGCCGTCCGCGCCGCGCAGCAGGACGTCGGCCACGCCCTTGCCTTCGGAGCCGGGCAGCCACGCGGCGACGAAGCTGTCCGACAGATTCAACAGGTCGTTCACATACAACGGCCGGCCCGAGACGAACACCGTCACCACCGGCTTGCCCTGACCGGCCACCGTCTTCAGTACGGCCAGGTCTTCCGGATACCGTGCGCTGTGCCGCAGGTTGGCGGCCGGGCCGATATCGCCGTCGCCTTCCGCATATGGGCCCTCGCCGATGACGGCGACGACGGCATCGAAGTCGCGCACATCGACGCCCTTCCCATCGGGGCTGTAGGCGACCTTGCCCCCGGCGGCCGCGCGGATGCCGGCCAGGATCGTATCGCCGTTGGGGAAGTCGCTGTTCCGGTTGTCCGTGCCCTGCCACGTCAGGGTCCAGCCGCCGGCCTGGTTGGCCATGCTGTCCGCGCTCTTGCCGACGACGAGAATGCGCTTGTCGCGCGCCAGCGGCAGAGTGCCGCCATCGTTCTTGAGCAGCACCAGCGATGCCTGCACCAGCTTGCGCGCCAGCTCGCGCGCCTGCAACGCCTCGACCTTGCCGGCGTGGACGGAGCCAGACGGCTTTTGCAGGTCCGCTCGCAGCTTGACGCGCAGGATGCGGGTGACCGCATCGTCGATGCGCGCCATCGGGATGCGCCCGTCCTTCACCTGTGCCACCGTGTTGGCGATGAAGCGCTTCCAGTCGTCCGGCACCATGACCATGTCGATGCCCGCGTTGATCGCCTGCGGACAGCTGTCGTTGCCGCAGCCGGGCACCTCGGCGATACCGTTCCAGTCGGTGACGACGAAACCGTCGAAGCCCATCTTCTCCTTCAGCACCCCCGTCAGCAGCTCGCCGTTGCCATGCAGTTTGCCGTAGTCCTTGCCTGCGGCATCGTCACGCCAGCTGTTGTAAGAGGCCATGACGGTCTGCGCGCCCGCCTGCAGCGCCGGGTAGTAGCCGGCGCCGTGAATGTTGATCATGTCCTGCCGGCCGGATCGGTTGACGCCGCGGTCCTTGCCCTGGTCGGTGCCGCCGTCGCCGAGGTAATGCTTGGCGGTGGCGACGACGTTGGCGTCGTCGCGCAAATCGCCCTGCAGCCCTTCGACGTAGACGCCGGCATACTGCGCGACGATGCGCGGATCTTCCGAGAAGCTTTCGTAGGTGCGGCCCCAGCGATCGTCGCGTACGACCGCCAGCGTGGGCGCGAACACCCAGTTGATCCCCGTTGCGCGCACGGCCTTGCCGACCGCCTGCGCCATCGCCTTGATGCGCTGCGGATCGCGGGCGGCACCCAGTCCGATGTTGTGCGGGAACAGCGTGGCGCCAAACACGTTGCTGTTGCCATGCATGGCGTCGATGCCCCAGATGACGGGCACTTTTACTTTCATGTCGGTGCTCATCGACGCGTCGTAATAGGCGTCCGCCAGCGCCAGCCAGTCGGCCGGTGCCGCGTACTTGTTCCCCTTCGGCCAGCTGCCGCCGCCGTTCAGCACGGAGCCCAGGTAATACCGGCGCACATCCTCCGGCGTGGCCGTCTTGATCTCGGCCTGCGTCATCTGCCCCACCTTCTGCTCCAGCGTCATGCCGGCCACGATGGCGCGGACGCGCGCTTCCAGTCGCGCGTCCGGCGCCACGGCGCTTTTCACTTGCGGCCAGTCGGCCAGGGGCGCGCTGTGGGCAGTCACGGCCAGCAGCGGCGCGGCGGCCAGCGCCAGCAGATATCGGCTTACACGTCGGGTCATGCTGTCTCCTTGTTTCTGATTGTCGTATTCAGGCGTCGCCATGCAGGAACGCGCGGTACCAGTGTCCGCTGTCCTTCAGCAGCCTTTGCTGCGTGGCGAAATCCACGTGCGTCAGGCCGAACCGGCGCGTGTAGCCTTCCGCCCACTCGAAGTTGTCGAGCAGGCTCCAGGCGAAGTAGCCGCGCACCGGTATACCTTCGGCCAGTGCGTCCCGCAGCGCGGCCAGATGGCGCACGAGATAGGCGGTGCGCGGTGCGTCGTGCACGGCACCGTCGCTGACCGCGTCGTCGTAGCACGAGCCGTTTTCCGTGATATGGATGGCGGACACGCCGTAGTCGCCGTGCAGGCGGCGCAGCAGCTCGGTGAGCCCTTGCGGCGCGACTTCCCAGCCGAACGCGGTGCGCTCGACGTCCGGCGGCGCGACAATTTCCACCTGCAGCGGAGGGCGACCCGGCGCATGGGCGATCGTTTCCGGAAAATAGTAGTTCAGGCCCATGAAGTCGGTCGGCACGGCGATCGTCGCCATGTCCCCGGCTTCGATGCGCGGCGCCAGCTCGCCCAGCAGCGCCAGCACGTCCGCCGGATAGCCGCGCCCGCCAAGCGGATCGAGGAACCAGCGGTTGCGCAGGCCGTCATGGCGCCGCGCGGCGGTGGCGTCTTCGACGCTGTCGGTGGCCGTGCGGACGGGATGCAGGCTAAGAGCGATGCCCACCTGCGCATCGGCGGCATTGGCGCGCACGACCGGCACGGCCAGTCCGTGCGACAGCAGCACGTGATGGCAGACCTGCAGCGCCGTGCCGAAGTCGCGGATGCCTGGCGCGTGCATGCCGTCCCAGTGACCGTGCATCGACGTGCACCATGGCTCGTTGTGCGTGATCCAGTGGTTCACCCGGTCGCCCAGCCGGCGCGTGACGGCGTCGACATACGCCGTGTAGGCGTACACGGTGTCGCGCGCGGCCCAGCCGCCGCGATCCTGCAATGCCTGCGGCAGATCCCAGTGGTACAGCGTGGCCCACGGTTGCAGGCCGCGTTCCAGCATGCCGTCGACCAGGCGTTCATAAAAGTCCAGCCCCTGTTCGTTGGGCGTGCCGGCCTCCGTCCAGATGCGCGGCCAGGCGATCGAAAAGCGGTAGGCATTCGTGCCCAGGTCGCGTGCCAGGTCGAGGTCCTGCGGCCAGCGCCGGTAGTGATCGCACGCGACCTCGCCGCTGCGGCCGTCGCGAATCGCCCCGGGCCGGGTGCAGAAGCGGTCCCAGATCGATTCGACGCGGCCGCCCGCATGGATGGCGCCTTCAATCTGATACGACGACGTGGAGGTGCCCCAGCGGAACCCGGCCGGGAAATCGGCGCGGCAAATGGCGGTGTTGCGGTTATCGGATGTCATGGATATCCCTCGGCTTGTCGGTGGTCAGCCAGTGCAGCAGCGGTTGATGGAATTCGTAGGGTTGGGTACCGAAGGAGCGGAACAGCGCCTCGATGTCGGCCAGCGGCGCGGTGGCAAAGTCCAGCTTCGGTACCTTCGCACCGGTCGCATTGGTGACGAAGCCCCATTTGCCTGGGCCATGGCCGCCATCGCGGCTGACGACCTTCCACGACCACGCGGTCGCGGCCCAGCCATATCTGGCGTACGTGTCGAACGATGCCCTGGCCACCTGCCCGCCCAGCTCCTGCCCCATCAGCGCCCACGGCTGGATCTCGCCGAGGAAGAACGCCGTGTCCAGCCGGCGCAGGCGCGCATCCCACTCGCAGACGCCGCCCTTGCCGTCGGCCCCGCAGGTCAGCCACTCGCGGTGGACCGCCAGGTTCGGCGAGCCCCAGCCAAAATGGCCGGGATACGGATGCATCTCGAACGCGACGTTTTTCATCCCCTTGTCGGCCGGCTTGCCGTAGGCGTCGATACCCTTGCTGTGGCCGGGCAGGATGATGACGTGATTCGTGTCCACGGCGCGAATGGCCGTGTACAGCCGGCCCACGACCGCGGCCATGTTGTCCGGCGTCGTCCCCACGGTTCATTGAGCACGCTGTAGCCGGCCACGGTGCCGTTGTCCCGATAGCGGGTGGCGATCTGCTGCCACAGCCACTCGGTGCGCGACTGGAACTCGGGCGTGCTCCAGTACCGGTTCTTCCCGGCGCAGCCGCTGTGATGTTCCCAGCCCTGGCTGCCGACAGCGCCATGCAGGTCGAGGATCACGTACATGCCGCGCGCTTCGGCCTGCGCGATCGCGTCGTCCAGGTAGCGCCAGGCATCGGCGCGCAACTGGCGCGGGCGCCGCTCGTCTTCGACGACGCTGTAGATGAACGGCAGCCGTACCACATTCAGGCCGTAACGCCGCATGCCGTCCCAGTCGCGCGTGGTGATCCAGTTGTCGCGGAACAGACGCATCAGCCGTTCGCGTTCGGCGTGGCCGAAGCGCCTGTCGAACGTCGCCTCCAGCGTGCATTGATCGTCCTCGTCGCCGCCCTGCTCCATCATCC
Encoded proteins:
- a CDS encoding glycoside hydrolase family 3 protein, which translates into the protein MTRRVSRYLLALAAAPLLAVTAHSAPLADWPQVKSAVAPDARLEARVRAIVAGMTLEQKVGQMTQAEIKTATPEDVRRYYLGSVLNGGGSWPKGNKYAAPADWLALADAYYDASMSTDMKVKVPVIWGIDAMHGNSNVFGATLFPHNIGLGAARDPQRIKAMAQAVGKAVRATGINWVFAPTLAVVRDDRWGRTYESFSEDPRIVAQYAGVYVEGLQGDLRDDANVVATAKHYLGDGGTDQGKDRGVNRSGRQDMINIHGAGYYPALQAGAQTVMASYNSWRDDAAGKDYGKLHGNGELLTGVLKEKMGFDGFVVTDWNGIAEVPGCGNDSCPQAINAGIDMVMVPDDWKRFIANTVAQVKDGRIPMARIDDAVTRILRVKLRADLQKPSGSVHAGKVEALQARELARKLVQASLVLLKNDGGTLPLARDKRILVVGKSADSMANQAGGWTLTWQGTDNRNSDFPNGDTILAGIRAAAGGKVAYSPDGKGVDVRDFDAVVAVIGEGPYAEGDGDIGPAANLRHSARYPEDLAVLKTVAGQGKPVVTVFVSGRPLYVNDLLNLSDSFVAAWLPGSEGKGVADVLLRGADGKTAAPFTGKLSFSWPKSVCQTPLNVGDKDYAPLFAYGYGLAYGDRRKVGRLAEDTGTAGCGTTNAFPIFNQSDRATFPLYAQSGGERVALGADLNATYRLPTLAVETAQVNTQQDGKKVTWSGPGFIEAKADRPRALPAWATRQGALTFDTIVGAAPQGTVQVSIGTASVDVSAEFKRVAGKGRQTVKIPLSCYKGVDLTKVDNPFRVTAQAGLVAAFANIQVVGGAAADPGALECAH
- a CDS encoding GH1 family beta-glucosidase — protein: MTSDNRNTAICRADFPAGFRWGTSTSSYQIEGAIHAGGRVESIWDRFCTRPGAIRDGRSGEVACDHYRRWPQDLDLARDLGTNAYRFSIAWPRIWTEAGTPNEQGLDFYERLVDGMLERGLQPWATLYHWDLPQALQDRGGWAARDTVYAYTAYVDAVTRRLGDRVNHWITHNEPWCTSMHGHWDGMHAPGIRDFGTALQVCHHVLLSHGLAVPVVRANAADAQVGIALSLHPVRTATDSVEDATAARRHDGLRNRWFLDPLGGRGYPADVLALLGELAPRIEAGDMATIAVPTDFMGLNYYFPETIAHAPGRPPLQVEIVAPPDVERTAFGWEVAPQGLTELLRRLHGDYGVSAIHITENGSCYDDAVSDGAVHDAPRTAYLVRHLAALRDALAEGIPVRGYFAWSLLDNFEWAEGYTRRFGLTHVDFATQQRLLKDSGHWYRAFLHGDA